The nucleotide window TGCCccttttcttgtagtatttgtttagcttttcgtcagccacattacggtttgaaagTGATCTCAGAGTAAATTCCttttctttaagtcgtaacttgcaaatattgaaagttatgatgaaaatgactcatatttgttaaaatatatgtatcacatttataaccccccccccccccccccccccaaagaaaacGACACCCCCAAAGAAAAgcgaaaaaaaaattgggaagATATTGGACTTGAACTTGGAATGTATAACCTAAATGTAAGATGATCGAGCATCTAAACCATTAGGTCACCcaggcatgtaagtttaaaggtATCACGTTCGGGAATtgtgcattacattacacattaccaaaaaaaaaaaaaaaaatacaaagaaaatttatatctaggcactgtaaGTTTGGATGCAATCGCAGAattatatttgtaggaaatacagggtgtagatttgaacttgaaatatgctAGAATAATATGgataattgattatttactGAAATATAAACTTACTGTTTACCAAATTCTTAATTATACCcagtgaatgaaaggtgaatataacgaacagtgatcaatctcattctTCCATAAGatgtatttctatcatgcacaaagtttaattcAATACAGAACTTGCAGAAAACCTATGACGTCATACGAAGGTGGAGCTTCCTCAATCCTCTGAGAACTTCGTTCCCACGAGCTTGATATCACATTTTCAATGTGCTTGTAAACGTTATCTGAATTATTTAGCGGAAAACaaagatattcaaatataaagTGGAAGACGCAGATGttcaaagatcaaaggaatgtaATATTCTTTCATACATCGAGTGAATTCAATCATAGAACATGTATTTCTACTATGTTTTAACTTACCTTTGCTATGGATTTAAAAAGTGCCGTTCCATAACCTTTAGATCTATAGGCTGCTTTAAAATAAACGTCTTCTAGGTAAAGAACTTTCCCACAGTCTCCGCTGAACCCGAAAAAGTATGTGGCAAATCCGATAATCTCCTTATCTGCAAATGGTGGTATACTTAAATCATTCATTGCTATCACTAATTCATCAGTAACTATTTGATAAATTATTCTTTATATCAACTTGGAATTGCGCGATGAAGATGGAAGGAATGCATATGGTGACCGAAAGGCAGAAAAAGCAATTTGCAACATACCATGATTGCTGTTTCTTTCAGGCACGCAACATCgtgtgtgttggggggggggggggggtgtctaaaGTCTGCTATCTAACAACTACCTAAAACTACTTGATAAgtgtaaaaaatgaaaagaaaaagaatacatttatcatttgaccaaaatttgaaaattctaaatCGGATACTGGGGGGAAGAGGGAGACCAGCCGATAAATCGCACTTTGCAAGTAAAATAATATAGGGGTAAAGTATATTGTCAAAACTATTGGTACAATGTACGTGCCTGAAACAGGTACGTATAATGCTTCCTTTCCTCGGGATAAAATGATCAGTTATATGTGGAAAAGatatataacagtaaaataGCATTATTTCTACACTAAACTAACAGAAACCATTGCGTACAATAAAGcacatgaatatttatattacaGTTAGTTTTAATCTCGGCTTATATTCGgattggctgaatatttggacagACGCCTTCAACGAATCTCGGACCAGTCTTTCATAATTCATATATGGGGAAAAATTCAGTTTCGGCCAGTTCTAGAAATTagtgtgcacttaggtgacgcTCCTATTTGCTTCAAATAAGTGGTTTGACTTAATCTCTGTCACTAGTTATTGTGCATTGCTGACCGTCTAGGTACGAAAATTCCAGATGAAAATAGACACTGAATTTTCCGCTCAAATGATAACATCTATGgcacaatatttcatattctaaaattgaagagttcctatagtttgttttacCTAGTTACATTgtactgatacattgtatctccaCATACCTACTTGTGTATCGCTAATTCAAAAagaaactataggaactcttcaattttgggagataaaatattgccccatggaagtcatcatttgaacggaaaattttgTTGTGATTCATtctatggaatttacatacttagacagtaagtaatgcagcattaatagtgatacatattttgttttaatagtCAACAAACTTATTTGaagcaatacataatagatagttgggcaaacacggaccactggacacaccatggatgggatcaggtgcctaagaggggtaatcatcccctgtcgaccagtcacacctaccgtgagccttatatcctaatcaagtaaacagagttatccgtgcACATTAATTTCTAGAAAcgaccgaagctgaaagtaaatttccagacatgaataatgaaggactgctccgagattcggtgaaggcgtcagtccaaatattcaaccAACAGCTATAGAGGGAATCCAGCTTTACAAAATATCGTTATAAGGAAtgtgtttcaagtttgtttgcaTCATTAGCGATATGATCTATAAAAGGTCTGCTTTGATTATccaaaattttcattgatatcaatgttatatcACCATGATACAAAACACACTAAACCTTTATTTCCTTTAAGTGTGATTCTTTTTGAGAGTTATATGAACTTAACTGTCTTTATGCTCCACCACACAGGCTTCGAAAGACGTTTTCTCTCCAAATCCGTCACGTTTGAACTCTGGAATAATTAGAATACTGCACCAAACGtacaaaaattcaataatttttggaTGAATTAGCCAAAACTCAGATCCTTTGTCCGTACCGGCCTAcattcatataaatgtataccATAAAGTTAGAACTTCACCAACGGTGAAAAAGCAACCTCTGTTTAAGATGACACATGAAATGCTCTCTtgggattttaatttttaaaacatttctttgatTTCCCATAGAATTGCAATCTTTCGTGATTCACATTTTCACgttgacatttttatttcttatttgcATTTAGAAATAGAATAGAAAAATCTTTACTTTAAAACGACAATTTCTAAGACATTGTGAAATGCCATTTCCCTTATGACTCCCATCCCCAAAGGTTAATATGTTGAtggcatttttaaaattctcaaaaaatttctttttatttcacttgattttggtcaaaatcagttggaaattattttttttccattcagAAATATACCTTTCAATAGGATAGTTTTCGAATGTGAGTTTAGCAGTGACAAGCGTACAACCTGAGGTCTACAGATTGTTTTGTTAATTACCAAGAGCCATACAGTTCACTGGTTTTAGCGTACACACATAAAATAAGGTGTACAACAATATGATCAACATATTAAGTATGACATGATGAATATGGAATAGTAACATAGTAACTTTAATACAATTTCTATTGATGAAAGATATTCACGGCAAACTAAcacctcaactttatgacaaacgggatgatttcagcttctctctcgtcaacttcccatatttatgtagcaatataccattatcacctgactatggtgtttatatctttcaactgattcgatacgcaagagtttttCTGCGTATTGTctgcaggctattgacaaacaagttaatggtgcaggggttccaacagtttcGTATGCGAggcgaacactctaacctctagacTACCGTGGCGGGACATATACATGGGTCAAACAATGACAATTTTGTACTTACATTCAAATACAATGACTTAAGTTTTGTTATTAAACAACTTAAACTTCTACTCTGTGTTCCAGTACACTTTGTTTTTATGAGGATTCCGAGGTAATCAAAATATCAATCATCGCATTgacccacctctggtttgtccaggggtccttgtttgcccaactatctattttgttttgcttgtaggagttatgagattgatcactgttcgttatcttctccttgcAATGTTATACTTTCAACAATAATTCTTTTGTAATCTGCCACCCTTTCGAAATACAACAATTTTAGTTTTATCTACATTAACCTTTATTTCCTCTTGGATGTGTAATTCTGTAAACAATGAAGCATATCTTGTAAACCTTGTTCTGTCTCTAAAAAAGTACAGCATCGCCTCTAATTTCTACAGGTATACACAtatttccaatgaatttcatttcaaaatcatttacatgcagagaaaaaaaaaaaagatataaatattcGTCCTGCATCAAGCCCTCTTGGCAACTAAAAAAATCTCATTTTTACGTCTTGCACAGGATTTTATATTAGCAtacatgaattttattatattcAACATCTGGCAATTAACGCCACTTTTTGCTGATCTAAGAAAACATGTTTTGTCAATTTCATCAAAGGCCATCCGATAGTCTACAAAACAGCAATACAAATTTTCCCTTTGACAATACTTCGGCTTATTAgccagtataaaacaaaatttgttgTATTATAACTAGCTTTAAATAGATAGATACTGGTTTTGATTAATAttgtaatttgtattgcttgtaggagttatgagattgatcactgttcgttatcttcaccttacactgAATATGATTAATATAATTGTCAGCTTTAGATAATTAGACACTGAGTATGATTAATATAATTGTCAGCTTTAGATAATTAGATACtggttttgattaatataattGTCAGCTTTAGATAATTAGACACTGAGTATGATTAATATAATTGTCAGCTTTGGATAATTAGATACtggttttgattaatataattGTCAGCTTTAGAGAATTAGATACTGGCTATGATTAATATAATTGTCAGCTTTAGATAACTAGACACTGGCTATGATTAATATAATTGTTAGCTTTAGATAACTAGATACTGAATATGATTAATATAATTGTCAGCTTTAGATAAATAGACACTGGTTATGATTAATATAATTGTCAGCTTTAGATAACTAGATACTGGCTATGATTAATATAATTGTCAGCTTTAGATAACTAGATACTGGCTATGATTAATATAATTGTCAGCTTTAGATAACTTGATACTGAGTATGATTAATATAATTGTCAGCTTTAGATAACTAAATACTGGCTATGATTAATATAATTGCCAGCTTTAGATAACTAGATACTGGGTATGATTAATATAATTGTCAGCTTTAGATAACTAGATACTGGTTTTGAATAATATAATTGTCAGCTTTAGATAACTAGATACTGAGTATGACTAATATAATTGTCAGCTTTAGATAACTAGGTACTGAGtatgattaatataaatatcagctttagatagatagatattgagTATGATTAATATAATTGTCAGctttagatagatagatactgAGTATGATTAATATAATTGTCAGCTTTAGATAAATAGATACtggttttgattaatataattGTCAGCTTTAGATAAATAGACACTGAGTATGATTAATATAATTGTCAGCTTTAGATAAAAAGATACTGATCATAATTATATGAGTGCATACGGTACCTTCAAGAGTTAGAATAAACACGTCCTGGCGTCCCTCATATTCTCGCATTTCCTGCCAATGAATAACACAAAGCATATAGATAATGAAATACACGCTTTTCCTTGGTAATTCAATTCATTGCATGGATAAAAGATTAGTTTGAATGGGAGGGGTTCTTAAATGAGATTGGTTTTCTTTCTTAATAACACACGTTTAGCCAGAATATCCCCAACTTCGTTACATTTGTTTCCAGTAAAGATTCATATGGTATTTTATTGCATTATCCcatttgtgtttttaaaagtaATGATTGTGGTTGGGAGAACACCGTTGTGTAATACTTTGACATCTCGCATTTCTAGTCAAGATGCAGGTATGTCTCCCATCCAAATTATTTCAGTATTCATTTATAGGACTCACAATTTTTCGCCATTTTAAATAAATGCCAAGCTTTTACactttaacatttttttctggTATAATTTACACAGAAATAAACAGAGTTGCAATGTTGCTTTGGATTAATGGTGCGGTTTTAACAtaaattagatatatttatatcatgcatTAACATTGATTACAGACAAATTCAACCTATTCATCAATAAACTTAAATGGCTTTTTTCTACTTAGTGGAGATTCTAGAGCTATCTTCGTGTTATCTGGTAAGTAGTAAGTAAACAGGGCTTATCATATTGTAAACTTGCGTTGGGTAGTTTTATTTTAGAGTGCTGTTGTCGCTTTATACCGGTATACAATGAAGATTTCCACAACAAGTTCAATGATCATTTTAACTCATTATTAAATATTTCCAACAAGGATTTAGATTAAAAACCATTAAAATGAAACCAGAGTAACAAACATTTGCATGAGTTCATTAAGAAGAAAATAGTTAATTTTATATTACATACAAAAACGCAGTGAACAAGCATAGCTTATGATTCAATCATCCTacataaccaaaaaaaaaaaaaaaaaaaaggacagCAAAATGGAAAACTAGAAATGTTTTAGGAACATTTGCTAAGCAAAGGGTCTCAAGATATTGATCGAAAAAATACTTGGTCTACCTACCAatcgacaggtgcaaaccaatatggtCCCTCTTTTCACGTATAATtaacataaataatttatgtttGTACAATATCAGTATACAGTATGTATTATAAGCAAAAGGGGACAATACCTCCATTAAACTGTAGACTGTGTCGCAATCTTCTAGCGTCGCTTTCCTTATGCTTATTGCGTCCATGTCTGGcgtcctacatgtacatgcatatggCAGGTCGGTTGCAACAAAATTATATCATCTGTGCACGTTCTGTCaactatggcatgtcaaacgttgcaatatttgatctttttcatttgtatagtATTATATTccttttgtattgtatatattctCATTTGTATcctatatttttccatttgtattgtataatttttcatttgtatcctatatttttccatttgtattgtataatttttcatttgtattgtatattttctattcagattgtaaatattttcatttttattgtatccgagggattgtttatttccatttgttacgaaatatttcattagttaacgtccCTTTGAGAATTTCTTACTGATATTGAGAGTGCATTATGTCAAATTATGAGAACTATATCTAAAGACGTTTTCGTATTACAAAATGATAGGAAAAGATATTCACAGAGGCTTTTATTCcatattttcaaacaagcaTCACATGGATCAGTCCAGTGCTGATTAGAGGGGTTGAAGGTTAAGGCATCTTTCATAACACGTCCTAGTCTCTGCATGATGAACCAGAATCTTTGcgtaaataaatgaatatatgaaTTCATTGGCTTAATGTTGATgctttggtcgttataacgatctagtttgccaatacgacCCGTCATTGGGTTGTATCCTGTCtttcatacggattgttagACCTTTCCGTCATTGGGTTATATCCTTTCtttcatacggattgttagaccattcttggcacgctgattgtGACTACgcattactctgtttacctcgttatcttcagctttcattGTTCTGTATGCAGCATCttccaaataaaatgtacaCTCATGGTCAAGGTGGGACTTCACtgagaactttttaacattgcacATCGTAACTTAAAATGTGGACAAGAAGCCTTATGAAGTTTCTTTTACTCTTCTTGTTCTACTTTAACAATTACAttttgtatctttttttttaaattatcatattttacattctattttgatatgtatttttagatatgtttaaaacagattacttgCCCTGCCAGTGTTCATGAATTGAATTGATCAATATTGTGTTTTTATAATTTTAGTTTATGTTAGAATCTCTAAAGTTCCAGTAGATTCTATCAGATGTGTGCAGCTAGTGTTTGCGGCAACGTTGCGTCAGACTGTGTGCCATAAGTGTGTACCTCAACTTTGcagcaaactgtgtgccagaaaaTAATCCATGCGCAAAATGTACTTACAGCAAATGTGCCGCAACTAGTTGGAGCAAACTTGCCGCAAATGTTCTGCACATTTGCAGCAACTCTGTATCACAGGCTGAGGGCAATGCTAGGTGTGTACATGTGGCAAAGAACATCGACCAATTTGTTAACCATCTGTCAATCACTTTAGCACAATATAAGATGGATAGGAAGTAATACAAACcagttttatatcaattttaagacCAATTATATCCTCTTTTCTGTTTCCGCTATTGGTGTGTTGCAAGGGAAAATACGCGTTTTGCAAAAGGAATCAAACTGAACACcttatgtatgaaaggtgaagataacgaacagtgattaatctcatgcatattttgaattgtAGGAAGAATTAAGAGGTCGTAAATTTGCGGGGTTCCATTACTGTAAATGTGGAAATTATTGCAGTGGTTTTAATATGGCTATGTTCGCGTCGGGGATTTTTTTCTGCGAAATTAAAATAAACCGCAATCATTTTGCAAGTGTGACACAATACGTTTTGAACATTTACcagtaatcaaaataaaatttgaattccgtGAAAATAGAATATCCGCAATTAGACCAATATATAAAAAACCGCGAACATTTAGCatagcgaaattaaaaccacttacAGTATTCAGTGTCTAATAGGAAATATTTGCCACATGTGACATCAGAATCATATTAACCGAGATGTTTGTATTGGCTATCGCATTTTTTTAACACAAGTAAaaagaaataattgttttaagTGTGTGCATCGAAGCCATTTTAATTAATTGTACACTTCTTTGTTGATTGCACACTAGCGTTCATGTACAATGCAAACGACCATGCAAATACATTAAAATTCTGCACATTTCTTTAAAAGGTCGTCCTGGAGATACAACTGCTTTAAGCTGCCGTCGATACTATCAAACTTCTTATAAAACTCGATTGCCTTTCTGTTCCACGACGGGTCGTTCACAATGCACCATTTCATACGCCGAGCCCCACTATCCATTGTTATCTACAAAGAATTCGACATAAATCAGAAGTGTTTGTTCCTTAAGATTCATTTGTGTCAGAATTTTCATACTTCACATATAATTAAAACGATTCTCCACAATAAGTAATGAGAAAAAGATGTAATGAAGTAGTACTAAGATGTAATGAAGTAGTACTAACATTTTGGGGTTACCAAGAGCCAAACAGGCATGAAAAATATGACATATTCAGCAAAGCAAAAATATTAAGATCTGACATGTCATCGAGTAGATTCACAATTAACGCAAACATCAGATCTGAGAAAGGCGAGTTTAATGTAAGGAAAACATAAAATGTTCACAGCTCCACTCTTCTCTCATATTCAGCACTATGGATATAG belongs to Ostrea edulis chromosome 7, xbOstEdul1.1, whole genome shotgun sequence and includes:
- the LOC125655170 gene encoding diamine acetyltransferase 1-like; translation: MDAISIRKATLEDCDTVYSLMEEMREYEGRQDVFILTLEEFKRDGFGEKTSFEACVVEHKDNKEIIGFATYFFGFSGDCGKVLYLEDVYFKAAYRSKGYGTALFKSIAKITMESGARRMEWCVLNDPSWNAKTIEFYKKFNSIDEGLKLLYLEGEVLKKCAEF